The following are from one region of the Leptospira terpstrae serovar Hualin str. LT 11-33 = ATCC 700639 genome:
- a CDS encoding cytidylyltransferase domain-containing protein, whose protein sequence is MSGILSTRECFAFIQARQGSTRLPKKILKSIPKESNTSVLEHIHNRLSTIFPKEQIVFLIPESDSELIDLLNLKNYQYFVGSELDVRDRFRKASLKFNAKHIFRLTGDNPYIDLESIRYLYEAISEISDTHYSLSMVGLPLGMGVECFSKESLLFETDGLVPDRYTEHVSLHIKEHPEIHKQYRLNAPHLSQLTDISLDSLRITVDELKDYELVCQLWEELGTKDPLFGAKEVIQLTKDKPEIFSINSSVEQVVFQLPKLNEEKKRVRIVYAEPSLFGSGHFERCKSLALFLEMKGYKVELSTKTDKNSENLPHILDVRENEFALAHQFYIDNLHHLPNEPNASYFLPNPIAPKIGGNTFSYFSSPLSELDWDEITISGKVLVYAGNLNHAETIQIDNYLLQFLNQSKTKTTPNINAVTRIGGTPPTAERIQYLSRISYIQFLKEIQSSEFVLTYFGQTMMESVATGKKVTLVGITEVHESLGKFAEKTMGIPYLGSLSTLSTIQNFPTAFPHSKTKLVRDAHLKILKWLESIYES, encoded by the coding sequence ATGAGTGGTATACTTTCAACGCGTGAATGTTTTGCCTTCATTCAGGCAAGACAAGGATCAACTCGACTCCCCAAAAAGATTCTAAAATCCATCCCAAAAGAATCCAACACATCCGTACTGGAACATATCCACAATAGGCTTTCTACTATCTTTCCCAAAGAACAGATTGTCTTTTTGATTCCTGAAAGCGATAGCGAACTTATCGATTTATTAAATCTTAAAAACTATCAATATTTTGTTGGATCAGAATTGGATGTGCGGGACCGCTTTCGTAAAGCGAGTCTTAAATTTAACGCAAAACATATCTTTCGTTTAACAGGCGATAATCCTTATATTGATTTAGAATCTATTCGCTATTTGTATGAAGCCATTTCAGAAATCTCAGATACACATTATAGCCTTTCTATGGTGGGCCTTCCGCTCGGGATGGGTGTAGAATGTTTTTCAAAAGAATCTTTGCTGTTTGAAACCGATGGATTAGTCCCCGATAGGTATACAGAACATGTCTCTCTACATATCAAAGAACATCCAGAAATTCACAAACAATACAGACTAAATGCACCTCACCTTAGCCAATTAACAGACATTAGCCTTGACTCTCTTCGAATTACTGTGGATGAACTAAAAGATTATGAACTTGTTTGTCAACTATGGGAGGAATTAGGTACCAAAGATCCTCTTTTCGGAGCAAAAGAAGTCATCCAACTAACAAAAGACAAACCAGAAATTTTTTCGATAAATTCCTCGGTAGAACAAGTAGTTTTCCAACTGCCTAAACTAAACGAAGAAAAAAAAAGAGTAAGAATTGTTTATGCAGAACCATCTTTGTTTGGATCAGGACACTTTGAGCGATGTAAATCTTTAGCTTTATTTTTAGAAATGAAAGGCTACAAAGTAGAACTCTCAACTAAAACCGATAAAAATTCAGAAAACCTTCCCCATATTTTGGATGTCCGCGAAAACGAATTTGCATTGGCTCACCAGTTTTATATAGATAATCTCCATCACCTGCCGAATGAACCCAATGCCAGTTACTTTTTACCAAATCCAATAGCACCAAAAATTGGTGGAAATACTTTCTCCTATTTTAGTTCTCCACTTTCCGAATTAGATTGGGATGAAATCACAATCTCGGGAAAAGTCCTTGTCTATGCGGGAAACCTAAATCATGCAGAAACTATACAGATTGATAATTATCTATTGCAGTTTTTAAATCAATCCAAGACAAAAACAACACCTAACATAAATGCAGTGACAAGAATCGGAGGAACTCCTCCTACAGCAGAGAGGATTCAATACCTTTCGCGAATCTCCTATATCCAGTTTTTAAAAGAAATTCAATCTTCTGAATTCGTGTTAACCTATTTTGGCCAAACCATGATGGAATCTGTTGCCACTGGGAAAAAAGTAACTTTAGTCGGGATTACAGAGGTCCACGAATCTTTAGGCAAATTTGCGGAAAAAACAATGGGAATTCCTTACTTAGGATCTCTTTCTACGTTATCTACCATTCAAAACTTTCCGACTGCTTTTCCTCATTCAAAAACAAAATTAGTTCGCGATGCTCACTTAAAAATTCTGAAATGGTTAGAATCAATTTATGAAAGCTAA
- a CDS encoding tetratricopeptide repeat protein, which translates to MKAKIQILLFGLILLFSANPVFSETEDKETIEINAKIELEKVSRNIINALRYGRFGLADTEWKKIQSDVYKSYPEYDYLNGSLLYSRMEWQEAKESLNKALKKEPNHEAASFLLGMIYAQEDSWSEAKNTWMETNQISPYNPFYHYNLGLAYYILKDYNNAILSLNKSLEYKANYNEAKFILAKTFLELNETEKAKAELTTILEQDPKHIQASHLMGRVVYITEKDPKKSLTYVKNPRLLGWREKKVYARCYFEIRKWRDAENLLRPIAYSPFADEYDQSFYLNLLLNLGYDERANDFFHFIQKQSQNESKIAEAYRMLLSSREGKDLLYHYFKLRY; encoded by the coding sequence ATGAAAGCTAAAATTCAAATTCTATTATTTGGTCTTATACTACTTTTTTCTGCAAATCCTGTATTTTCAGAAACAGAAGACAAAGAAACGATCGAAATCAATGCAAAGATTGAATTAGAAAAAGTCAGTCGTAATATTATCAACGCACTTCGATATGGAAGATTTGGTTTAGCAGATACAGAATGGAAAAAAATTCAATCGGATGTTTATAAATCTTATCCTGAGTATGACTATTTAAACGGAAGTTTGTTATATTCTCGAATGGAATGGCAAGAGGCAAAGGAAAGTTTAAACAAAGCTCTTAAAAAAGAACCAAACCATGAAGCAGCAAGTTTTTTACTCGGAATGATCTATGCACAGGAAGACAGTTGGTCCGAAGCAAAAAATACTTGGATGGAAACCAATCAAATTTCCCCATACAATCCTTTTTATCATTACAATCTAGGACTTGCTTATTACATCTTAAAAGATTATAACAATGCCATTTTATCTTTAAACAAATCATTAGAATATAAAGCTAACTACAACGAAGCTAAATTCATTTTAGCAAAAACTTTTTTAGAATTGAATGAAACTGAAAAAGCAAAAGCCGAACTTACAACTATATTAGAACAGGATCCAAAACACATCCAGGCATCACACCTTATGGGTCGTGTAGTTTATATAACAGAAAAAGATCCAAAAAAGTCGCTGACTTATGTAAAAAATCCCAGACTCCTTGGATGGAGAGAGAAAAAAGTATATGCAAGGTGTTATTTTGAAATTCGGAAATGGAGAGATGCGGAAAACCTACTAAGACCCATCGCCTATTCACCGTTTGCTGATGAATATGACCAAAGTTTTTATTTAAATTTACTTTTAAACTTAGGGTATGACGAAAGGGCTAATGATTTCTTTCACTTTATCCAAAAACAATCGCAAAACGAATCTAAGATTGCTGAAGCTTACAGAATGTTACTCTCTTCCCGCGAGGGAAAAGACTTACTCTATCACTATTTTAAACTTAGGTATTAA
- a CDS encoding response regulator transcription factor — protein MYRASQKDEKDPIDRLSNRELEVFLMIGEGMPVKEIAANMGLAPSTIETLRSRIKSKLSITENEKLIRVAVEWKYTQAKTDIVVS, from the coding sequence TTGTACAGAGCCTCTCAAAAAGATGAAAAGGATCCTATCGATAGGCTTTCCAATCGAGAATTAGAAGTGTTTCTGATGATTGGTGAAGGAATGCCTGTGAAGGAAATTGCTGCCAATATGGGCCTTGCTCCTTCCACGATTGAAACTTTACGCTCTCGTATTAAATCCAAACTTAGCATTACGGAAAACGAAAAACTCATCCGTGTAGCTGTTGAGTGGAAATACACCCAAGCCAAAACCGATATCGTCGTATCTTAA
- a CDS encoding response regulator, with translation MKKQVYIVDDHPLVVDALQNLIAKSEDLECIGSADNIEKSFNDIEKLQPSLVLIDIQLKQNQNGLQLLKRLRTTFPNIAVIIISMLTDDTFVDRAFKLGAMGYVFKEDTTTQIVEAIHTVLKGDYFVSSSQATRLARTFVQSLSKR, from the coding sequence ATGAAGAAACAAGTCTATATCGTTGATGACCACCCTCTTGTAGTAGATGCACTACAAAACCTAATTGCTAAATCAGAAGATTTAGAGTGCATCGGGAGTGCGGATAACATTGAAAAATCATTTAATGATATAGAAAAACTGCAACCAAGTTTGGTGTTAATTGATATCCAACTCAAACAAAACCAAAATGGTTTGCAGTTACTCAAACGCCTTCGAACCACTTTTCCAAATATCGCCGTCATCATCATCAGTATGTTGACGGATGATACCTTTGTAGATCGTGCTTTTAAACTAGGAGCGATGGGTTATGTTTTCAAAGAAGACACAACCACACAAATTGTAGAGGCCATCCACACAGTGCTTAAAGGGGATTATTTTGTAAGTTCGTCCCAAGCCACTAGACTGGCTCGGACATTTGTACAGAGCCTCTCAAAAAGATGA
- a CDS encoding NAD(P)(+) transhydrogenase (Re/Si-specific) subunit beta: protein MELVSILNLSYLVASILFIVGIKQLAHPKTASRGNLLGALGMLIAVVATLFDQAILTYDWIIVGVLIGSIIGIILAIKIQMTAMPQLVAVLNGFGGIASVFVAGAALQLSIPKYAFAVNYQEIVSIVFSAIVGGITFSGSFIAFGKLQGFITEKAVRYPGDQLVKILVGLTAVGLGVYGCLVPTDESIYWILSGVSLLLGIFLVIPIGGADMPVVISLLNSYSGIAASATGFVLNNNVLIISGSLVGASGIILTQIMCKAMNRSLTNVLFGGFGAVATEMKDDGDFYSGKVKSTSAEEVAMLLDVARTVVIVPGYGMAVAQAQHTVRDLYQLLTSRGVDVTFAIHPVAGRMPGHMNVLLAEADIPYDRLKEMDEINSTFENVDVVIVNGANDVTNPLAKTDPKSPIAGMPILDVGNAKTVVVIKRSLSPGFAGVPNPLFIADNCLMLFGDGKKATQEMIAALKES, encoded by the coding sequence ATGGAACTCGTAAGCATCCTTAACCTTTCTTATCTCGTTGCTTCCATACTTTTTATTGTTGGAATTAAACAATTGGCACATCCAAAAACGGCATCCCGAGGAAACTTACTCGGTGCTTTGGGAATGCTAATTGCAGTAGTAGCAACTCTCTTTGACCAAGCCATCTTAACTTATGATTGGATCATTGTTGGTGTTCTGATTGGATCAATAATCGGTATTATCTTAGCGATTAAAATTCAAATGACAGCTATGCCACAACTTGTTGCCGTCCTCAATGGATTTGGCGGGATTGCTTCTGTTTTTGTAGCAGGTGCTGCATTACAACTTTCTATTCCTAAGTATGCATTTGCCGTGAATTACCAAGAAATTGTTTCCATTGTCTTCTCTGCGATTGTCGGTGGGATCACCTTCTCTGGAAGTTTTATCGCCTTTGGAAAGTTACAAGGTTTCATTACAGAAAAGGCAGTTCGTTATCCAGGGGATCAACTTGTCAAAATTCTAGTTGGACTTACTGCTGTGGGACTTGGTGTTTACGGATGTTTAGTTCCTACTGACGAATCGATTTATTGGATTCTTAGTGGAGTGAGTTTACTTCTTGGAATTTTCCTCGTGATTCCGATTGGTGGGGCGGATATGCCAGTTGTGATTTCTCTTCTCAACTCCTATTCAGGGATTGCAGCATCCGCAACAGGATTTGTCCTTAACAATAACGTTCTTATTATTTCAGGATCACTTGTGGGAGCCTCTGGAATTATTCTAACACAAATCATGTGTAAAGCGATGAATCGTAGTTTGACGAATGTGCTCTTTGGTGGATTCGGGGCTGTCGCTACAGAAATGAAAGATGATGGCGATTTTTACTCTGGTAAAGTGAAGTCAACAAGTGCGGAAGAAGTAGCAATGTTGTTAGATGTCGCAAGAACTGTAGTGATTGTCCCTGGTTATGGTATGGCTGTAGCGCAAGCACAACATACAGTGCGTGATTTATACCAACTACTTACTTCACGTGGTGTCGATGTAACATTTGCAATCCATCCAGTGGCCGGCCGTATGCCTGGTCATATGAACGTATTACTTGCGGAAGCAGATATTCCTTATGATCGATTGAAAGAGATGGACGAGATCAATAGTACTTTCGAAAATGTTGATGTTGTGATAGTCAATGGTGCGAATGATGTCACTAACCCACTTGCAAAAACAGATCCAAAATCACCGATTGCCGGTATGCCGATTTTGGATGTAGGAAATGCAAAAACGGTAGTTGTGATTAAACGTTCCTTGAGTCCTGGATTTGCTGGAGTGCCTAACCCACTCTTCATTGCTGACAACTGTTTGATGTTGTTTGGTGATGGTAAAAAAGCAACTCAAGAGATGATCGCAGCTTTAAAAGAATCTTAG
- a CDS encoding NAD(P) transhydrogenase subunit alpha has protein sequence MEIFVTAVTIFVLAIFVGFEIITKIPPILHTPLMSGSNAISGITLIGALYAAGIQESNITKILGLLSVIFATINVVGGFLVTHRMLGMFKKKDTPK, from the coding sequence ATGGAAATATTTGTTACAGCCGTCACGATTTTCGTCCTCGCGATCTTCGTGGGATTTGAAATCATCACAAAAATCCCTCCCATCCTCCACACCCCACTTATGTCGGGTTCTAACGCCATTTCCGGCATTACCTTAATTGGTGCGCTTTATGCTGCTGGAATCCAAGAAAGTAACATCACAAAAATTTTGGGATTACTCTCTGTTATTTTTGCTACGATCAACGTAGTGGGTGGGTTTCTCGTAACTCACAGAATGCTCGGTATGTTTAAGAAAAAGGATACACCAAAATAA
- a CDS encoding DUF1574 family protein gives MKLKKFRLLILFLILFGLDKIILIPSVRNLLTSENIGNPYIETFNNSSATYLEDIKYKDKKKVWAFGTSRSFIFYQYSTADYNRHSEFISEKQKQGLNDYKFFGFAAPGSNPLIYYTRFNQLMDQKYKPDIVFLEVSAFSFNKNNRYYNITLLEGMPLEFAIQHFNELPSDFAKDYFFSRLFSLSRYKISSKAISANVFGTKDKNAEMLKSFMPSGGMTADPFANIFDTESNRKEFPYAPDSFNDFYLKPSNDTDTYLKTVMIVDVLKNEFYGNFTFNENNLKFLENIINRCKENKIPVVLWIPKVHKNLTDFYATAPFYPSWKSKIQTLADKTSSTFVDLNEAGKIRCDYFQDAAHLSGRCLPEMNSVLLNILK, from the coding sequence ATGAAACTTAAAAAATTTAGGCTACTGATATTATTTCTTATCCTTTTTGGTTTAGATAAAATTATTTTAATACCTTCTGTAAGAAATTTATTAACAAGTGAAAATATAGGCAATCCATATATAGAAACGTTTAATAATAGTTCTGCTACATATCTTGAAGATATTAAATATAAGGACAAAAAAAAGGTTTGGGCTTTTGGAACTTCACGTTCCTTTATTTTTTATCAATATTCGACTGCAGATTACAACAGGCATTCTGAATTTATCAGCGAAAAACAGAAACAAGGTTTGAATGACTATAAATTCTTTGGATTTGCAGCACCAGGATCCAATCCACTTATTTATTATACACGATTCAATCAATTGATGGATCAGAAATATAAGCCAGACATTGTATTTTTAGAAGTCTCTGCATTTTCTTTTAACAAAAACAATCGTTATTACAATATAACATTGTTGGAAGGTATGCCACTTGAATTTGCAATTCAGCATTTTAACGAACTTCCTTCTGATTTTGCTAAGGATTATTTCTTTTCTCGTTTATTTAGTTTAAGTCGATATAAAATTTCATCAAAAGCCATTTCTGCAAATGTGTTTGGAACAAAAGATAAAAATGCGGAGATGTTAAAGAGTTTTATGCCTTCAGGTGGAATGACTGCAGATCCTTTTGCTAATATATTTGATACAGAATCCAATCGAAAAGAATTCCCTTATGCACCAGATAGTTTTAATGATTTTTATTTAAAACCGAGTAACGATACAGATACCTATTTAAAGACAGTTATGATTGTCGATGTACTCAAAAATGAATTTTATGGAAACTTTACGTTTAACGAAAACAATCTAAAGTTTCTTGAAAATATTATTAATCGTTGTAAAGAGAATAAGATTCCCGTGGTTTTATGGATTCCAAAAGTTCACAAGAATCTAACTGACTTTTATGCAACGGCTCCGTTTTACCCATCTTGGAAATCAAAGATCCAAACACTCGCCGATAAAACTTCTTCTACCTTTGTTGATTTAAATGAAGCAGGAAAAATTCGCTGCGACTACTTTCAGGATGCAGCTCATTTATCAGGACGATGTTTACCGGAAATGAATTCTGTTCTACTGAACATTTTAAAGTAA
- a CDS encoding MBOAT family O-acyltransferase, with product MGSLIFYGYWDVFFLIHFLLIVFVNFLFYHYANYKFNKTNITLVVIFNMLNLVFFKYFYFLINIVTDIFGFQQIAEVTTKLPNIILPLAISFYTFQILAFQIDVYRGKIQSKVTLEDFTIFIMFFPQLIAGPIMRHTDFFKQLHGKKRFLELPYNAGGYLILLGVLKKVIIADNISPVIEPFFSHPENYDTFSALVSIYGFAIQIYCDFSGYCDIARGLALLLGYDIPVNFNAPYFSTSLKEFWQRWHITLSQWLRDYLYIALGGNRFGNFRTYFNLLITMILGGLWHGANYTFLVWGALHGIYLIVERVFTNNQKQSQKVLIQVFKGLIVFHLVCLAWIFFRIEHIHDIQSIVANLVSQSGTRMPETPKLLRLIGVGFLLHTYEYFQSHVSLKFEYRKLLLPGLAILCGVLVLTLASNSAQFIYFQF from the coding sequence TTGGGATCCTTAATCTTTTACGGATACTGGGATGTATTTTTTTTAATTCACTTCCTACTCATCGTATTCGTTAACTTTTTATTTTATCATTACGCTAACTATAAATTTAATAAAACAAATATCACACTGGTTGTGATATTCAATATGTTGAATTTGGTATTTTTTAAGTATTTCTATTTTCTTATCAATATAGTTACTGATATTTTTGGATTTCAGCAAATTGCAGAAGTAACAACAAAACTTCCCAATATCATATTGCCATTAGCTATCAGTTTTTACACATTCCAAATTTTAGCATTTCAGATCGATGTTTATCGAGGGAAAATTCAATCTAAGGTTACTTTAGAAGATTTTACAATATTCATCATGTTTTTCCCGCAATTGATTGCTGGACCAATTATGAGACATACTGATTTCTTCAAACAGTTACATGGTAAAAAAAGATTTTTGGAACTGCCTTATAATGCAGGGGGATACTTAATCCTACTTGGTGTTCTAAAAAAAGTGATCATTGCAGATAATATTTCTCCAGTCATTGAACCTTTTTTTAGTCATCCTGAAAACTATGATACATTCAGTGCACTTGTCTCTATCTATGGATTTGCAATCCAAATATACTGTGACTTTTCCGGTTATTGTGATATTGCGAGAGGACTAGCGTTATTGTTAGGATATGATATACCTGTAAACTTCAATGCTCCTTATTTTTCTACATCTTTAAAAGAGTTTTGGCAAAGATGGCATATCACACTTTCACAATGGTTACGTGATTATTTGTATATTGCGTTAGGTGGAAATAGATTCGGTAACTTTAGGACTTATTTTAATTTATTAATTACAATGATTCTTGGTGGACTTTGGCATGGAGCAAATTATACTTTTCTTGTTTGGGGAGCACTTCACGGAATTTATCTGATTGTAGAGAGAGTTTTTACTAACAATCAAAAACAGAGTCAAAAAGTTTTGATTCAGGTTTTTAAAGGATTAATTGTTTTCCATCTTGTTTGTTTAGCTTGGATCTTTTTTAGAATTGAACATATCCATGATATTCAATCTATAGTTGCAAATTTAGTTTCTCAATCAGGAACTAGAATGCCTGAAACTCCGAAGTTGTTAAGGTTAATTGGAGTTGGATTTCTATTACATACTTATGAATATTTTCAATCTCACGTCAGTTTGAAGTTTGAATACAGAAAACTATTATTACCTGGCCTAGCCATATTATGTGGTGTATTGGTTTTGACTCTTGCTTCCAATTCGGCACAATTCATCTACTTTCAATTTTAG
- a CDS encoding SGNH/GDSL hydrolase family protein, with translation MKECKKNRIVSWIMFYTLRIKRFVYLFASLFVIHCDHKQKANNEIFFALMTPTLGMFGDSIMALWPAETQLKPFVIIKNAFPVRTTSDILEVVKNDKSHYTACLYNGGVNDFLGNFTPQDYEIRNTIINQLQTIPLLLERCEHVLVLNSWYVEFPWPSEAVLRINKSMKESIVTVPRLDLESYIKNSDLLDGGHLTEIGYSKISNLTLEHFRTKIPWIDFVPR, from the coding sequence TTGAAAGAATGTAAAAAAAATAGAATAGTTAGTTGGATTATGTTTTATACCTTACGTATCAAAAGATTTGTATATCTTTTCGCTTCTTTATTTGTAATTCATTGTGACCATAAACAAAAAGCCAATAACGAGATTTTTTTTGCGTTAATGACTCCAACTTTAGGAATGTTTGGTGATAGTATTATGGCGCTCTGGCCTGCGGAAACACAGTTAAAACCTTTTGTAATTATTAAAAATGCATTTCCCGTTCGCACAACATCTGACATTCTAGAGGTGGTTAAAAATGATAAATCTCATTATACGGCATGTCTTTACAATGGTGGAGTTAACGATTTTTTAGGCAATTTTACACCACAAGATTACGAAATTCGTAATACAATTATAAATCAGTTACAAACTATACCTCTATTGTTGGAACGTTGCGAACATGTATTAGTTTTGAATTCATGGTATGTAGAATTTCCTTGGCCTTCGGAAGCGGTCTTAAGAATAAACAAATCAATGAAAGAAAGTATTGTAACTGTACCTCGCTTAGATTTAGAGAGTTATATTAAAAATTCAGATCTTTTGGATGGCGGCCATCTAACAGAAATTGGTTACAGTAAAATTTCTAATTTAACTTTGGAGCACTTTAGGACAAAAATCCCTTGGATTGATTTTGTTCCTAGATGA
- a CDS encoding SBBP repeat-containing protein — MFIISWHCNPLSLNNPADVRSDSFWETEALRCILGQIDCVEIPQDNQGVREWTRFLGSTGGIQTAAQSTATDRFGNIYVAGSTTGSYAGQPKISPGSNNDIFVAKFDSNGNFLWSRQMGSTSAATSYVELAHFDYLGNLYIVGSSGGPFNELPSSGAGSILIKLNQSGTVLWTRIFPTSSETLGSGVTSDFDGNVYITGNTEEQIINADTALGGRNTFIFKYNRNGDYVWTKLIDNGGPSSYGYQIQFDPYSRNILLAGQVGGTGNFFGNTLPGGLMDSYLLCFNPDGVAQWVRFLGVSGGSTNVRALSVDKKGSVYITGDANTNLDGQTKSGTIVQFLTRYNVFGDKLWTRLLGGAGSSNTYPYGIYADNASHIYTVGSTTGNLSGVSLIGAQDGYLTKYDGSGNLLWIRPSGNLGATVFGRGISSDKFGTLYVSGSTDGSFDGQTKQGTFDGYLIKYK, encoded by the coding sequence ATGTTTATAATTTCATGGCATTGCAATCCTTTGTCATTGAATAATCCTGCGGACGTTCGTTCGGACTCTTTTTGGGAAACAGAAGCTCTACGTTGTATTTTGGGACAAATTGACTGTGTTGAGATTCCGCAAGACAATCAAGGTGTTCGGGAATGGACAAGGTTTTTGGGAAGTACAGGTGGAATTCAAACCGCTGCCCAATCTACAGCTACAGACCGGTTTGGAAATATTTATGTAGCTGGATCCACAACTGGTTCTTATGCAGGTCAGCCAAAAATATCGCCTGGATCCAATAACGATATCTTTGTTGCGAAATTTGATAGTAATGGAAATTTTTTATGGTCTAGGCAAATGGGCAGTACCAGTGCTGCAACAAGCTATGTAGAATTGGCACATTTCGATTACTTAGGAAATTTATATATAGTTGGATCCTCTGGCGGTCCATTCAATGAACTTCCTTCAAGCGGTGCAGGAAGTATTTTAATCAAACTCAATCAATCAGGTACAGTTCTTTGGACACGAATCTTTCCTACAAGTAGCGAAACCTTAGGATCGGGAGTTACTTCTGATTTTGATGGGAATGTTTACATCACAGGAAACACGGAAGAACAAATCATCAATGCAGATACGGCATTGGGAGGTAGGAATACATTTATCTTTAAGTACAACCGTAACGGAGATTATGTTTGGACAAAACTAATTGATAACGGAGGACCAAGTTCCTATGGCTATCAGATTCAATTTGATCCTTATTCCAGAAATATTTTACTAGCTGGTCAAGTAGGTGGCACAGGTAACTTTTTTGGAAATACATTGCCTGGTGGTTTGATGGATTCCTATTTGCTTTGTTTCAATCCCGATGGTGTTGCCCAGTGGGTACGATTTCTTGGAGTTTCTGGTGGATCTACCAATGTAAGAGCTCTTTCTGTTGATAAAAAAGGATCCGTTTATATTACGGGTGATGCAAACACAAATCTTGATGGACAAACCAAATCAGGAACAATAGTTCAATTTTTAACTCGATACAATGTTTTTGGTGATAAACTTTGGACACGATTATTGGGTGGCGCTGGGTCGAGTAACACATATCCCTATGGCATATATGCTGATAATGCTTCTCATATTTATACAGTTGGAAGCACTACCGGTAATTTATCGGGCGTTAGTTTGATCGGAGCGCAAGATGGTTACTTAACAAAATATGACGGTAGCGGAAACCTACTATGGATTCGTCCTTCTGGTAATCTTGGTGCTACGGTATTTGGACGAGGAATTTCATCCGATAAATTTGGAACTCTTTATGTTTCGGGTTCCACAGATGGAAGTTTCGACGGACAAACAAAACAAGGTACCTTTGATGGATATCTTATAAAATATAAATAA
- the queC gene encoding 7-cyano-7-deazaguanine synthase QueC, producing the protein MSSKSSGAVVLLSGGLDSTTCLYEALEEYGYPKVKKPPILAISFHYSQKHIIELKKSKLITNRLGIRHVVQKLDPGFFLGSSLTEKKIKVRKNAKSLLTGEEKEIPNTYVPGRNILFLSFAISLAEGHGYDSVYIGVNALDYSGYPDCRPEFIRAYQSMVNLGTKTGVTGEHSIQIKTPLLTMSKKEIIQRALELQVPLKDTHSCYDPVRGKPCGKCDSCLLRNKGFAELGMTDPSLG; encoded by the coding sequence ATGTCTTCAAAATCTTCGGGAGCCGTTGTACTTTTGTCAGGTGGTCTAGATTCAACCACCTGTTTGTATGAAGCATTAGAAGAATATGGTTATCCTAAAGTCAAAAAACCACCAATTCTTGCGATCTCCTTTCACTATTCTCAAAAACACATCATTGAACTAAAAAAAAGTAAATTGATCACAAATCGTTTGGGAATTCGGCATGTGGTTCAAAAACTAGATCCTGGTTTTTTCCTTGGAAGTTCTCTAACAGAAAAGAAAATCAAAGTAAGAAAAAACGCTAAATCACTGTTAACTGGTGAAGAGAAGGAAATTCCAAATACCTATGTTCCAGGAAGGAATATTTTATTTTTATCTTTTGCGATTTCTTTAGCAGAAGGGCATGGATACGATTCCGTTTATATTGGTGTCAACGCTTTGGATTATTCGGGATATCCCGATTGTCGTCCCGAGTTTATCCGTGCTTACCAGTCAATGGTCAACTTGGGTACGAAAACAGGTGTTACAGGAGAACATTCGATTCAAATCAAAACACCACTACTTACAATGTCCAAAAAAGAAATCATTCAAAGGGCTTTGGAGCTACAAGTTCCGCTGAAAGATACTCATTCTTGTTACGATCCAGTACGAGGAAAACCCTGTGGAAAATGTGATTCTTGTCTGCTTCGAAATAAAGGGTTCGCGGAATTAGGAATGACAGATCCTTCTCTTGGATAA
- the queD gene encoding 6-carboxytetrahydropterin synthase QueD yields the protein MEEIELSKTFGFEAAHFLPNVPDGHKCKRMHGHSFRFAVYLKGQIDPHTGWIMDFGELKSIVKPILDEHLDHFVLNDVPGLQNPTSENIAVWLWNQLKPKLPLLDKITLYETCTSSCVYRGPK from the coding sequence ATGGAAGAGATTGAACTTTCCAAAACCTTTGGTTTTGAAGCGGCCCATTTTTTACCAAATGTTCCGGATGGACATAAATGCAAAAGAATGCATGGCCATAGCTTTCGTTTTGCTGTATACCTCAAAGGGCAAATTGATCCTCACACAGGTTGGATCATGGATTTCGGAGAGTTAAAATCCATCGTAAAACCAATCTTAGATGAACATTTGGATCATTTCGTTTTGAATGATGTACCTGGACTACAAAATCCCACTAGCGAAAACATTGCTGTATGGTTATGGAACCAATTAAAACCCAAACTACCGTTACTCGATAAAATTACTTTATACGAGACTTGTACTAGTTCTTGTGTTTACCGAGGTCCTAAATAG